A section of the Naumovozyma dairenensis CBS 421 chromosome 5, complete genome genome encodes:
- the LSM5 gene encoding RNA-binding protein LSM5 (similar to Saccharomyces cerevisiae LSM5 (YER146W); ancestral locus Anc_8.192) — MSLLPDVLPLEVIDKTINQPVWIILQSQREFTGTLIGFDDFVNVIIEDAVEWVLNEEGEDEMIMTHHGRMLLSGNTIAMLVPGGKKNA; from the coding sequence ATGAGTCTACTACCTGATGTGCTACCTTTAGAAGTTATAGATAAGACAATAAACCAACCAGTATGGATTATATTACAATCCCAAAGAGAATTTACTGGTACCCTAATTGGATTTGATGATTTCGTTAATGTTATCATTGAAGATGCTGTGGAATGGGTTTTGaatgaagaaggtgaagatgaaatgaTAATGACGCATCATGGTAGAATGCTTTTAAGTGGGAATACTATCGCTATGTTAGTACCAGGTGGGAAGAAAAATGcttaa
- the NDAI0E03350 gene encoding uncharacterized protein, which yields MKVSTILLSSSILMGSISAADSTSGGWVGHTHDSAHAASASSYWAAHSTDPSVAAKHSKYESWLSYSSASAASVKKAVSSSTSGGWVGHTHDSAHAASASSYWAAHSTDPSVASKHSQYESWLTSSSISAKSASSASKASSESANEGVRGDCFKGAFAATIVGFLSMLL from the coding sequence ATGAAAGTTTCAacgatattattatcttcatcaattttaatGGGATCCATTTCCGCAGCTGACTCGACATCAGGAGGTTGGGTGGGACACACTCATGATTCCGCTCACGCTGCATCAGCTTCCTCCTATTGGGCAGCTCATTCAACTGACCCATCAGTTGCTGCTAAACATTCGAAGTATGAATCATGGTTAAGTTATTCCTCGGCAAGCGCAGCTTCTGTTAAGAAGGCAGTTTCTTCCTCGACATCTGGTGGTTGGGTGGGTCACACTCATGATTCAGCACATGCTGCATCAGCTTCTTCATATTGGGCAGCTCATTCCACTGACCCATCAGTTGCATCAAAACATTCTCAGTATGAATCATGGTTaacttcatcttcaataagTGCCAAGAGTGCAAGTAGTGCCAGTAAGGCTTCCTCTGAGTCTGCTAATGAAGGTGTGAGAGGTGATTGTTTCAAAGGTGCCTTTGCTGCCACTATTGTGGGATTTCTATCAATGTTATTATGA
- the SCC4 gene encoding cohesin-loading factor complex subunit SCC4 (similar to Saccharomyces cerevisiae SCC4 (YER147C); ancestral locus Anc_8.196), which translates to MSSLTSLPPNEVYTLSQEYFGNATQLLQSGAIQSETALNEYYTLVQMGIYCLQLLKKNPTITIEQDIHATFKLIDVLYNDTNNLDLVETYAQSMLKKLQNYNGGTETLEWKLRCQFVLIYLVPFKKDVKLHYKIALKNCRELCLYLKQLQAATYSTSAWQCLFEFIQWTLLCKVKSKKVNNSLDLNIAIMEGVTKDWEAFVRLSYANYLLVKRADLPDGILQDENDSTWWSGVDYRLYAWNLVLGLIVLIYRDENITNKLNEIGDFFKKNKTQLTFSDTLEMTVNPDLRLLIDLPSVFDYKNIKNVLLLLQSVSYLINCYDEKANFSKIFLPKVAKTTERIIKSLMKGSTSLSINDLNESYKWQNDILKMCSFFQNWETLILNPTDLMNSILTKQEQNDEMGIENSLLLNSICNHLDTKDNNMTSTLAQYQEIINKKTTKNEIKMFALLNSYAILTSLVSKNISVQENIERSNLITEKMENLFAQTDLKFNPIWHCTLTILWIMCHLEPFTGTPLPSTEEQRNAYLTILKQYYNSNKIIPNNSDNNDETLENPNRTQFKLKKSLLLQILLNYIGGRLFETDLQTICSISSTLFHISKKQPMASIRYVMGLWHLMNSTIAMNAKEATLTKAKLENIVAKLQKNS; encoded by the coding sequence ATGTCGTCACTCACTTCTTTGCCACCTAATGAAGTCTATACCTTATCACAGGAGTATTTTGGCAACGCCACACAATTACTTCAATCTGGCGCCATACAATCAGAGACAGCACTGAATGAATACTATACTTTGGTCCAAATGGGGATCTATTGTTTACAacttttgaagaagaatccCACTATAACAATTGAACAAGATATCCATGCGACGttcaaattaattgatgttttatataatgataCGAATAATTTAGACCTTGTGGAGACATATGCGCAATCCatgttgaagaaattacaaaattataATGGTGGTACAGAGACGCTGGAATGGAAGTTAAGGTGTCAATTTGTTTTAATCTATTTGGTGCCGTTTAAGAAAGATGTCAAATTACATTATAAGATTGCATTGAAGAATTGTAGAGAGCTGTGCttatatttgaaacaattacaaGCTGCAACTTATTCTACTTCAGCTTGGCAATGTCTGTTTGAGTTTATCCAATGGACATTGCTTTGTAAAGTTAAATCTAAGAAGgtaaataattctttggatttgaatataGCCATTATGGAGGGGGTTACGAAAGATTGGGAAGCGTTTGTTAGATTGTCCTATGCCAATTATCTTCTGGTTAAAAGAGCAGATTTACCCGATGGCATTCTacaagatgaaaatgatagtACGTGGTGGTCTGGCGTGGATTATCGACTATATGCATGGAACTTGGTATTAGGTTTAATCGTATTAATATATAGGGATGAAAACATCACAAATAAACTTAATGAAATCGGtgattttttcaagaaaaataagaCACAACTAACATTTTCTGATACATTAGAAATGACAGTTAATCCGGATTTAAGACTATTGATTGATTTACCGTCTGTCTTTGATTATAAGAACATTAAAAATGTTTTACTGTTATTACAAAGTGTAAGTTACTTAATTAATTGTTACGATGAGAAAgccaatttttcaaaaatattcttgCCTAAAGTGGCCAAAACAACtgaaagaataataaaatcGTTAATGAAGGGATCTACTTCGCTATCAATCAATGATCTAAATGAAAGTTATAAGTGGCAAAATGATATTCTAAAGATGTGCAGTTTTTTCCAAAACTGGGAGACTTTAATATTGAATCCTACagatttaatgaattcgATCTTGACAAAACAAGAACAGAACGACGAAATGGGGATTGAAAACAGTTTACTTTTGAATTCTATCTGTAATCACCTTGACACGAAAGATAATAACATGACCTCGACGTTAGCCcaatatcaagaaattataaataaaaaaacgaccaaaaatgaaattaaaatgtttgctttattaaattcttaTGCGATTTTAACTTCATTAGTaagtaaaaatatatcCGTTCAAGAGAATATTGAACGTTCGAATTTAATAACTGAAAAGatggaaaatttgtttGCCCAAACTGATTTAAAATTCAATCCAATATGGCATTGTACATTAACCATATTATGGATCATGTGTCATCTTGAACCATTTACTGGAACTCCTCTTCCTTCCACAGAGGAACAGCGTAACGCATATCTAACAAttttaaaacaatattataattcaaataaaattatccCGAATAATagtgataataatgatgagaCGTTGGAAAATCCAAATCGAACACAGTTtaaattgaagaagagtTTACTattacaaatattattaaattatatcGGAGGTAGATTGTTTGAAACAGATTTACAAAcaatttgttcaatttcatcaacatTGTTTCATATCTCCAAAAAACAACCTATGGCTTCCATTAGATATGTAATGGGATTGTGGCATTTGATGAATAGTACAATTGCCATGAATGCTAAAGAAGCGACTTTAACGAAAGccaaattagaaaatattgttGCTAAATTACagaaaaattcataa
- the SPT15 gene encoding TATA-binding protein (similar to Saccharomyces cerevisiae SPT15 (YER148W); ancestral locus Anc_8.197): MSEQGDRLKEFQDANKIVFDPNTRQVWENQNNNTGTINDTNGGIASNTTAKIEGPEPGSMEEAQQQQLAKQEQEQEEEDDNSATSGIVPTLQNIVATVNLGCRLDLKTVALHARNAEYNPKRFAAVIMRIREPKTTALIFASGKMVVTGAKSEDDSKLASRKYARIIQKIGFAAKFTDFKIQNIVGSCDVKFPIRLEGLAFSHGTFSSYEPELFPGLIYRMVKPKIVLLIFVSGKIVLTGAKQREEIYQAFEAIYPVLSEFRKM, encoded by the coding sequence ATGTCTGAACAAGGAGATCGTCTAAAGGAATTTCAAGATGCAAACAAAATTGTATTCGATCCAAATACCAGACAAGTATGGGAGaaccaaaataataatactggCACGATAAATGACACTAACGGTGGAATAGCGAGTAATACTACTGCCAAGATAGAGGGACCCGAACCAGGGTCCATGGAAGAAGcgcaacaacagcaactAGCGAAGCAAGAACAAGAGCAAGAGGAAGAGGACGATAATTCAGCTACATCCGGGATAGTACCaacattacaaaatatagTTGCCACAGTTAATTTAGGATGTCGAttagatttgaaaacagTAGCATTGCATGCTCGTAATGCAGAATATAATCCAAAACGTTTTGCAGCCGTCATTATGCGTATTAGAGAACCTAAAACCACAGCTTTGATTTTTGCATCAGGTAAAATGGTCGTTACTGGTGCCAAAAGTGAAGATGATTCCAAATTAGCAAGTAGGAAATATGCACgaattattcaaaagattGGGTTTGCGGCAAAATTCACagatttcaaaattcaaaatattgtcGGGTCTTGTGATGTTAAATTCCCAATACGTTTAGAAGGGCTGGCGTTTAGTCACGGAACCTTCTCATCGTATGAACCAGAATTGTTTCCAGGTTTAATTTATAGAATGGTGAAACCAAAGATCGTGTTGTTAATCTTCGTATCGGGGAAGATTGTTCTAACTGGGGCTAAACaaagagaagaaatttATCAAGCGTTTGAAGCTATTTATCCTGTGCTGAGTGAATTTAGGAAAATGTAA
- the GGC1 gene encoding Ggc1p (similar to Saccharomyces cerevisiae GGC1 (YDL198C); ancestral locus Anc_8.445) — protein MSSNDKKQSGVARLLGSASAGILEIGVFHPVDTISKRLMSNHTKIVSGKELNKVIFRDHFSEPLGKRLFTLFPGLGYAASYKVLQRVYKYGGQPFANEFLNKHYKKDFDNAFGEKTGKALRSATAGSIIGIGEIILLPLDVLKIKRQTNPEAFKGRGFVKILKDEGLFNLYRGWGWTAARNAPGSFALFGGNAFAKEYILGLKDYSEATWTQNFISSIVGASSSLIVSAPLDVIKTRIQNRSFDNPESGLKIVKNTFKNEGFTAFFKGLTPKLLTTGPKLVFSFALAQSLIPKFDQLLSK, from the coding sequence ATGTCATCAAACGATAAGAAACAATCCGGTGTAGCCCGTCTATTGGGTTCAGCCTCAGCAGGGATTTTAGAAATTGGTGTTTTCCACCCGGTGGATACTATTTCTAAGAGATTGATGTCAAATCATACCAAGATTGTCTCCGGTAAAGAATTAAACAAAGTTATCTTCCGTGATCATTTCAGTGAACCATTAGGAAAGAGATTATTTACTTTGTTCCCAGGGTTAGGTTATGCTGCCTCTTACAAGGTGTTACAAAGAGTTTACAAGTATGGGGGTCAACCGTTTGCTAACGAATTTTTGAACAAACATTATAAGaaagattttgataatgCATTTGGAGAAAAGACGGGTAAAGCTTTAAGATCTGCCACTGCTGGTTCtattattggtattggTGAGATTATATTGTTACCATTAGATGTTCTTAAGATCAAGAGACAAACAAACCCAGAAGCTTTTAAAGGCAGAGGGTTTGTcaagattttgaaagatgagGGTTTGTTTAATCTGTACAGAGGTTGGGGTTGGACTGCTGCTAGAAATGCACCAGGTTCGTTCGCCCTATTTGGTGGTAATGCATTTGccaaagaatatattttaggattgaaagattattcTGAAGCAACATGGACacaaaattttatttcttctattGTTGGGGCAAGTTCTTCTTTGATTGTTTCAGCCCCATTGGATGTTATTAAGAcaagaattcaaaatagAAGTTTTGATAATCCAGAGAGCGGATTAAAGATTGTCAAGAACACATTTAAGAATGAAGGTTTTACAGCATTTTTCAAAGGTTTGACACCAAAGTTACTAACAACTGGTCCAAAATTAGTCTTTTCGTTTGCCTTAGCACAATCTTTAATTCCAAAGTTCGATCAATTACTAAGCAAATAA
- the NDAI0E03410 gene encoding uncharacterized protein (similar to Saccharomyces cerevisiae SIR4 (YDR227W); ancestral locus Anc_8.442): MSQTDATTKLDANTLDQLRSIRPINPMSDEDQEIENPVTLFFKREDLYILTKVFPNWQNYAISLTELLTMFQDATNDTEQEQEPEQEHEQEIQQEVQQEIQKEKPVQQQVLETNAAPEPKTTTKINADNTPQKEPSIQEPTITKDITKESELQKQQPNEQIPEQPQPIPRQQEAIQQHEPIVSTNTTRVNTSAVMETTTTAAAKTTTTTTTSTPTQTTTKKQETNKHQQTIETPSTNISTASTHNTDTNTKNNNITNNNNDSNKINGTAPSVHTSTAVTTTATTSTNTDTDTDTDTKAKPNASKAVIGNDKQIIYQEKLWLIDNNKWPAPSADCNANIYWSKLTTLTITNMENLDYISTFDMEKYLLDMTNFWIDQTQIWIDQLKDISPNRATSFIMFAADFENSFEELKLNQLLTLKSFNNSMKKTMKNIPLYEAENIFLTIILKSLFPDIVDMSLPAYVNWELVKKTFVKINVPIVLQTILHDFKLNSWTRETHIRTWINKINAFNQFERKPPIPNEIIKRELLNSFEEYYQGKYREWSRQYRNVGTPLDKVIQRIDLISYTNQIQNKIRDPNHNSITRSIGDSPTKRSNSLINTNAYSHSIPSTPVHNSDMNLKNVNRQTTSYEGNNNNNNNNVNTSPKSETSPSTEYYI, encoded by the coding sequence ATGTCACAAACTGATGCTACCACAAAATTGGATGCTAATACACTAGACCAACTGAGGTCAATTAGACCAATTAATCCAATGAGTGATGAAgatcaagaaattgaaaatccagtcactttatttttcaaaagagaagatctttatattttgaCAAAAGTGTTTCCAAATTGGCAAAATTATGCAATAAGTCTCActgaattattaacaatGTTCCAAGATGCAACTAATGACACTGAACAAGAACAGGAACCGGAACAGGAGcatgaacaagaaatacAGCAGGAAGTACAGCAAGAAATACAGAAGGAAAAACCCGTGCAACAGCAAGTACTGGAGACTAATGCTGCACCAGAACCTAAAACtacaacaaaaattaatgcAGACAATACTCCTCAAAAGGAACCATCAATACAGGAGCCAACTATAACGAAAGATATTACAAAGGAATCTGAATTACAAAAGCAACAGCCCAATGAACAAATACCTGAACAACCACAACCAATACCGCGGCAGCAGGAAGCTATACAGCAGCACGAACCTATAGTAAGTACAAACACTACTAGAGTCAACACCTCAGCAGTTATGGAAACTACAACCACAGCTGCTGCTAAAACtacaactacaactacAACTTCAACTCCTACTCAAACTACAACtaagaaacaagaaacaaataaacaTCAACAAACCATCGAAACACCATCAACCAACATTAGTACAGCTTCAACTCATAATACTGACACGAACactaagaataataatattactaataacaataatgacagtaataaaataaatggAACCGCTCCCTCAGTACATACATCCACGGCTGTAACTACAACTGCAACTACAAGTACAAATACAGATACAGATACAGATACAGATACAAAAGCAAAACCAAACGCATCTAAAGCCGTGATTGGTAatgataaacaaattatttatcaagaaaaattatggttaattgataataataaatggcCAGCCCCATCAGCAGATTGTAATGCCAATATTTATTGGTCTAAATTAACAACATTaacaattacaaatatGGAGAATCTAGATTACATATCAACTTTTGATATGGAAAAATATCTTCTCGATATGACAAACTTTTGGATCGATCAAACGCAAATTTGGattgatcaattgaaagatatatCTCCAAATAGAGCAACAAGTTTTATCATGTTTGCTGctgattttgaaaatagttttgaagaattgaaattaaatcaattattaactttaaaatcattcaataattcaatgaaaaagacaatgaaaaatattccatTATATGAAGctgaaaatatattcttaacAATTATCTTGAAGAGTCTTTTCCCCGACATAGTGGACATGTCATTACCAGCATATGTCAATTGGGAACTCGTTAAAAAGACATTCGTTAAAATTAACGTTCCCATAGTTTTACAGACTATATTGCATGACTTTAAATTGAATTCTTGGACAAGAGAAACCCATATTAGAACATGgattaataaaattaatgcatttaatcaatttgaaagaaagcCACCAATCCCAAACGAAATCATCAAAAGGGAATTACtaaattcatttgaagaatattatcAAGGAAAATATCGTGAGTGGTCAAGACAATATAGGAATGTGGGGACTCCATTAGATAAAGtcattcaaagaattgattTGATAAGTTATACtaatcaaattcaaaacaaaatacGAGACCCAAATCATAATTCTATTACTAGATCAATTGGCGATTCACCAACCAAACGttccaattcattgatAAACACGAATGCTTATTCTCATAGTATTCCAAGTACACCAGTGCATAATTCCGATATGAACttgaaaaatgtaaatAGACAAACAACTTCATACGAGGgaaataacaacaacaataataataatgtaaaCACGTCTCCTAAAAGTGAAACTTCCCCATCAACTGAGTATTATATATGA
- the ASF2 gene encoding Asf2p (similar to Saccharomyces cerevisiae ASF2 (YDL197C); ancestral locus Anc_8.443), which produces MDSKKATKRKRNEDLYYDSSDDDSKSGGGAAGVGAEENGITISKKRSKSSKKKLKKYMHHWETLETNYKKLISQMELKLIHFEKNEIFLKNHVNDLSDQLINDQIRLASLFGKVKQLKDQNFDLVTLQDFLFNDISNENRKVRNLQLLHEASITSDDDENDDENDNQMHQTMVKEVGNAESIDLTNEVFSPEAESQNATDVTDVTESEEESVDETSAKEHRRITAAEDKKLILSLRTRIAELESKPEETDINIKNKLLELKQELLDKLRDSEFQQESLQSTLDEVNKYDVVKNLTIMEENPLMKRVRNKLTLLNEELREIRLARQTDLDNFKLLINKEKKTSHDLTKQLDDSEKYLKKCQDYVAKCNVILGQYKTTIKEQQQKLDAMKQQQSQQQQQQQQQQQQQQQQQLLEQNQLVQLQEPEKIQTPAKQGIEILQGNNQFLPQPGNNQQLPQTQVPHVDIQSIQSNKGLSLQKVNELQEQQRPQTNQVQTLPTSISSNQTQSGQHVIPTFQQTQQTQLTNRQLPQHTDWIHNNTPPVQQPQQLHGDQTLESQGIKQSNLPYSGQILLSNDPITINTAHYSKEELGETLYQVINGYRTAIQTNQAQVYQIDALKKELEMTRYGWTISQDTINKQREEIMDLKQRTLEPNNDEIKKQVELLKKKITHDNKKFKENYKHLLVKQSLETMRKIESFIKSKLISNIEKKFQVFEATSNNRNQQKYRKALTFLKYNIEHIHVVQLPNIPSHSIPVITNANIASSRSLSEPHSAQAHPQNLTNSTLPPDVSKNTDLNGSELIGQPQDNDAVITIPTEVLAKWTQKVSPNKNNVDPATPYNKDTIDGHSSQDSRLKGISGSGNKSNLTNGASFSLHTQQNNNKLSTTFKDRDTFNLYNNNLSNHQNPFQQVIKKSSQSSGRLQRLHEFKPPKQNKNTTKARFIPLTGEKFRNISLDNTSKKDTSKDSTLPGNKPTRTTSLSLSEILNEDENKSRNNGQQRPNEDMEEIVRHNPSIIMTPEPIKEDQGVEPTAKSTESKSTENTGSSSKDTPSTVKGQALEENNQQTKTDKNTSTERMIKLNPSIIMTPVPHQKESTPGSNDKEHSL; this is translated from the coding sequence ATGGACAGCAAAAAAGCAacgaaaaggaaaagaaatgaaGATCTCTACTATGATAGCAGTGATGATGATAGCAAAAGTGGTGGCGGTGCTGCTGGAGTAGGAGCAGAAGAAAATGGCATCACAATCAGCAAAAAACGTTCCAAATCTagtaagaaaaaattgaaaaaatatatgcATCATTGGGAGACTCTAGAGACGAACTACAAGAAATTGATATCACAAAtggaattgaaattgattcattttGAGAAGAATGAgatttttttgaagaatcATGTCAATGATTTATCTGATCAATTGATTAATGACCAGATTAGATTGGCCTCTTTGTTTGGGAAAGtgaaacaattgaaagatcAGAATTTTGACCTTGTCACTTTACAAGATTTCTTGTTTAATGATATCAGTAATGAGAATAGGAAAGTACGAAATTTACAGCTTTTGCACGAGGCATCAATAACTAGTGATGACGATGAGAATGACGATGAGAATGATAATCAAATGCATCAAACGATGGTAAAAGAAGTAGGCAATGCCGAAAGCATCGATTTAACAAATGAAGTTTTCTCACCTGAAGCGGAGTCACAAAATGCCACAGATGTGACAGATGTAACTGaatcagaagaagaatccGTCGACGAAACTTCAGCTAAGGAACATCGTCGAATAACAGCCGCAGAAGATAAAAAGTTAATATTATCCCTACGGACTAGAATTGCTGAACTAGAATCAAAACCAGAAGAAACAGATATCAACATAAAGAACAAGCTATTAGAATTAAAACAAGAACttcttgataaattaaGAGATTCTGAATTTCAACAAGAATCATTACAATCCACATTGGATGAAGTCAATAAATATGATGTTGTTAAAAATCTCACTATAATGGAAGAAAATCCACTAATGAAAAGAGTCAGAAATAAACTtacattattaaatgaGGAATTGCGTGAAATAAGACTAGCAAGACAAACTGATTTAGACAATTTTAaactattaataaataaagaaaagaaaacatcaCATGATTTGACTAAACAATTAGATGATTcggaaaaatatttgaagaaatgtCAAGACTATGTGGCCAAATGTAACGTTATCCTTGGCCAATATAAGACAACAATTAAAgagcaacaacaaaaattgGATGCCATGAAACAACAGCAATcgcagcaacaacaacaacaacagcagcagcagcaacaacaacaacaacaacagttACTGGAACAGAATCAACTAGTTCAACTTCAGGAGCCTGAAAAGATCCAAACTCCAGCAAAACAAGGAATTGAAATACTGCAAGGTAATAATCAGTTCTTACCACAGCCTGGGAACAATCAACAATTACCACAAACTCAAGTACCGCATGTTGATATTCAATCAATACAATCAAACAAGGGACTATCACTACAGAAAGTAAACGAACTGCAAGAACAACAGCGACCCCAAACAAACCAGGTGCAGACATTACCTACATCAATATCCTCCAATCAAACCCAATCAGGCCAACATGTTATTCCAACATTTCAACAAACTCAACAAACTCAACTTACTAATAGACAACTCCCACAACATACTGACTGGattcataataatactcCACCTGTACAACAACCCCAGCAACTACATGGGGATCAAACGCTGGAAAGTCAAGGAATCAAACAATCAAATCTTCCCTACTCGGGGCAGATACTTCTATCCAATGATCCTATTACAATCAACACAGCGCATTACTCAAAGGAAGAGTTAGGTGAAACTTTATACCAGGTTATTAACGGATATAGAACTGCTATTCAGACCAATCAGGCACAAGTATACCAGATTGATGCCCTTAAGAAGGAATTGGAAATGACGCGATACGGATGGACCATAAGTCAAGACACGATTAATAAGCAACGAGAAGAAATCATGGATCTGAAACAAAGGACCCTCGAGccaaataatgatgaaataaaGAAGCAAGTTGAATTACTTAAGAAAAAGATCACGCatgataataagaaatttaaGGAAAATTATAAACATTTGCTTGTAAAGCAAAGTCTAGAAACAATGAGAAAGATTGAATCGTTCATCAAGTCGAAATTAATATCAAACatagaaaaaaagtttCAAGTGTTTGAGGCCACGTCGAATAATAGAaatcaacaaaaatatCGGAAAGCATTGACATTCCTCAAGTATAATATTGAACATATTCATGTTGTACAACTTCCGAATATACCGTCTCACAGCATACCAGTCATTACAAATGCAAATATTGCATCATCAAGATCGCTATCGGAACCTCACTCCGCACAAGCACATCCCCAAAATTTGACTAACTCAACTTTACCTCCAGATGTAAGTAAAAATACTGATTTAAATGGGAGCGAATTAATAGGTCAACCCCAAGATAACGATGCGGTAATAACAATTCCAACGGAAGTACTGGCAAAATGGACCCAGAAAGTGTCTCCGAATAAAAATAACGTTGATCCTGCCACACCATACAATAAGGATACTATCGATGGACACTCATCTCAAGATTCTAGGTTAAAGGGTATTAGCGGTAGCGGTAATAAATCCAACCTAACAAATGGAGCTTCTTTTTCTCTACATACGCAGCAAAATAACAACAAGCTTTCAACAACGTTTAAAGATAGAGATACATTTAATCTGTACAATAACAATTTGTCTAACCATCAAAATCCATTCCAGCAagtaataaagaaaagttCGCAGTCTTCCGGTCGCCTGCAGCGCCTGCATGAATTCAAGCCACCAAAGCAGAACAAGAATACTACTAAAGCAAGGTTCATCCCTTTAACCGGGGAAAAGTTTAGAAATATATCTTTGGATAATACGAGCAAGAAAGATACCAGTAAGGACAGTACTTTACCTGGAAATAAGCCAACAAGGACAACATCGTTATCATTATCGGAAATCttgaatgaagatgaaaacaAATCAAGAAACAATGGTCAACAGCGCCCAAACGAAGACATGGAAGAAATAGTTCGACATAATCCCTCCATCATAATGACACCTGAACCAATCAAAGAGGATCAAGGTGTAGAACCTACTGCTAAATCGACTGAATCAAAGTCTACTGAAAATACAGGAAGCTCATCAAAAGATACACCCTCAACTGTAAAAGGGCAAGCtttggaagaaaataatcaacAAACAAAGACTGATAAAAACACATCTACTGAAAGAATGATTAAGCTCAACCCTTCTATTATAATGACACCTGTGCCACACCAAAAAGAATCAACACCAGGGtctaatgataaagaaCATTCATTATAA